The proteins below are encoded in one region of Sminthopsis crassicaudata isolate SCR6 chromosome 1, ASM4859323v1, whole genome shotgun sequence:
- the FAM110B gene encoding protein FAM110B — protein sequence MPTETLQTGSMVKPVSPAVTFTSAVPLRILNKGPDYFRRQAEPNPKRLSAVERLEADKAKYVKSQEVINAKQEPVKPAVLAKPPVCPAAKRALGSPTLKVFNNNAKTESGVQRENLKLEILKNIINSSEGSSSGSGHKHSARNWPPHRSDSAELNRHSFAESLRVYPTQGRSSPQESNSNVSRRLLEHSAESFLHVSHSSSDIRKVTSVKPLKAIPCSSSAPPLPPKPKVAAIATMKSPEMDAVESSCGVSRRPSLQRSKSDLSDRYFRVDADVERFFNYCGLDPEELENLGMENFARANSDIISLNFRSASMISSDCEQSQDSNSDLRNDDSANDRVPYGISAIERNARIIKWLYSIKQARESQKVSHV from the coding sequence ATGCCTACAGAGACCCTTCAGACAGGTAGCATGGTGAAACCTGTCAGCCCAGCGGTGACGTTCACCTCGGCAGTCCCACTCCGCATCTTGAACAAAGGACCAGACTATTTTCGCAGGCAAGCGGAGCCTAATCCCAAAAGACTTAGCGCCGTGGAAAGACTAGAAGCCGATAAGGCAAAATATGTCAAGAGCCAAGAAGTCATTAATGCCAAACAGGAGCCCGTGAAGCCGGCTGTGCTGGCCAAGCCACCTGTCTGCCCCGCCGCCAAGCGAGCCTTGGGCAGCCCCACCTTGAAAGTGTTTAACAACAATGCAAAGACTGAGAGCGGCGTGCAAAGAGAGAACTTAAAACTGGAGATACTGAAAAACATTATTAATAGTTCTGAGGGCTCCAGCTCAGGCTCAGGTCACAAACACAGCGCCAGAAACTGGCCCCCCCACAGGTCAGATTCAGCGGAACTAAACCGACACTCGTTTGCAGAGTCGCTGAGGGTTTACCCCACCCAAGGCCGCAGCAGCCCCCAGGAGAGCAACTCCAACGTCAGCAGAAGGCTGCTGGAGCACTCTGCAGAGTCCTTCCTGCACGTTTCCCATAGCTCATCCGACATTCGGAAAGTGACTAGTGTGAAACCTTTAAAAGCAATACCTTGCAGTAGCTCAGCGCCACCGCTGCCCCCCAAACCCAAGGTGGCCGCCATTGCCACGATGAAATCTCCCGAAATGGACGCGGTGGAATCCAGCTGTGGCGTCAGCCGCAGGCCCTCCCTGCAGCGGTCCAAATCGGACTTAAGCGACAGGTACTTCCGGGTGGACGCCGACGTGGAGAGGTTCTTTAACTACTGCGGCCTGGATCCCGAGGAGCTGGAAAACCTGGGCATGGAGAACTTTGCCAGGGCCAACTCCGATATAATATCCCTCAACTTTCGCAGTGCAAGCATGATCAGCTCAGACTGTGAACAGTCTCAGGACAGCAACAGCGACCTTAGAAACGACGACAGTGCCAATGACCGCGTGCCCTACGGCATTTCTGCAATCGAGAGAAATGCCCGAATCATCAAGTGGTTGTACAGCATCAAGCAAGCAAGAGAGTCCCAGAAAGTGTCTCATGtttga